One Microbacterium trichothecenolyticum DNA window includes the following coding sequences:
- a CDS encoding helix-turn-helix transcriptional regulator, protein MPATSPRSAPEERLVNLVVALMATEQGLTKDTILSSVAGYREQLEAGASKDALEKMFERDKESLRGLGVPIETIGNRTDPDDLREARYRVPTAEYSLPDDITFSPAEVALLNIAGGVWGTESLSADARSGLRKIRALGNAVDEPIIGYAPRIRVRDASFATLQRAIEECRVVTFTYLRPGEGRPHERRIRPLALVEYEARWHVYGFDLNMDADRTFLLARIIGDVTVTRTKFPPALREGAGERALAGLRAVAERQRALLEVHPGTEAALRLARRAQEAPQGIVVPYVDMHVFADELASYGPEVRVVAPADLRAEVMRRLEATLALHGGIR, encoded by the coding sequence GTGCCCGCCACCTCGCCTCGAAGCGCTCCCGAGGAGCGCCTCGTCAACCTCGTCGTCGCCCTCATGGCGACCGAGCAGGGGCTGACCAAGGACACGATCCTGTCCTCGGTGGCGGGGTACCGCGAACAGCTCGAGGCCGGGGCGTCGAAGGACGCGCTCGAGAAAATGTTCGAGCGCGACAAAGAGAGCTTGCGCGGTCTCGGCGTGCCGATCGAGACGATCGGCAACCGCACCGACCCCGACGACCTGCGCGAGGCGCGCTACCGCGTGCCGACGGCCGAGTACTCCCTGCCCGACGACATCACGTTCAGCCCCGCCGAGGTCGCCCTGCTCAACATCGCGGGCGGTGTGTGGGGAACGGAGTCGCTGTCGGCCGACGCCCGCAGCGGTCTGCGCAAGATCCGTGCCCTGGGCAACGCCGTCGACGAGCCGATCATCGGGTATGCGCCCCGTATCCGCGTGCGCGACGCCTCGTTCGCCACGCTGCAGCGCGCGATCGAGGAATGTCGCGTCGTGACCTTCACCTACCTGCGTCCCGGTGAGGGGCGTCCCCACGAGCGACGTATCCGTCCGCTCGCGCTCGTGGAGTACGAGGCGCGCTGGCACGTGTACGGGTTCGACCTGAACATGGATGCCGACCGCACCTTCCTGCTGGCCCGCATCATCGGCGACGTGACCGTGACGCGTACGAAGTTCCCCCCGGCTCTGCGCGAGGGAGCGGGGGAGCGTGCGCTGGCGGGGCTGCGCGCGGTGGCCGAGCGCCAGCGCGCGCTGCTCGAGGTGCACCCCGGCACCGAGGCGGCGCTGCGGCTCGCCCGCCGCGCTCAGGAGGCTCCGCAGGGCATCGTGGTGCCCTACGTCGACATGCACGTCTTCGCCGACGAGCTGGCGTCGTACGGTCCGGAGGTGCGCGTGGTGGCCCCCGCAGATCTGCGCGCCGAGGTGATGCGTCGTCTCGAGGCGACCCTGGCGCTGCACGGGGGGATCCGATGA
- a CDS encoding HAD family hydrolase, whose product MTSSALAAVLWDMDGTLVDTEPYWMAAEVPLVERFGGTWTHEQALGMVGLALEDSARLLQGAGVPWSADEIIAYLTDEVLRQLADTGVPFRPGARELLADLRAAGVKTALVTMSMRRMALSIVELIDFPAFDIVVAGDDVERPKPYPDPYLQAAAALGVDIADAVAIEDSPNGLRSAIASGAVSLGVPLMVPLEGVGAHALWPSLAGRTATDLRALHAAHAPAFPTETRVTR is encoded by the coding sequence ATGACTTCTTCCGCCCTCGCTGCGGTCCTGTGGGACATGGACGGCACCCTCGTCGACACCGAGCCGTACTGGATGGCCGCCGAGGTGCCGCTCGTCGAGCGCTTCGGGGGCACGTGGACGCACGAGCAGGCCCTGGGCATGGTGGGGCTCGCGCTCGAGGATTCCGCCCGGCTCCTGCAGGGCGCCGGCGTTCCATGGAGCGCCGACGAGATCATCGCCTACCTCACCGACGAGGTGCTGCGCCAGCTCGCCGACACGGGTGTGCCGTTCCGCCCCGGCGCGCGAGAGCTGCTCGCCGACCTGCGCGCGGCCGGCGTCAAGACGGCGCTCGTGACGATGTCGATGCGTCGCATGGCGCTGTCGATCGTCGAGCTCATCGACTTCCCCGCCTTCGACATCGTGGTCGCCGGCGACGACGTCGAACGCCCCAAGCCCTACCCCGACCCGTATCTGCAGGCGGCAGCGGCCCTGGGGGTCGACATCGCCGACGCCGTCGCGATCGAGGACTCGCCCAACGGACTCCGCTCGGCGATCGCCAGCGGCGCGGTGTCGCTCGGGGTCCCGCTCATGGTTCCGCTCGAGGGCGTCGGAGCGCACGCGCTCTGGCCGAGCCTCGCGGGCCGCACCGCCACCGACCTGCGCGCGCTCCATGCGGCGCACGCCCCCGCCTTCCCGACCGAGACGCGAGTGACCCGATGA
- a CDS encoding metal ABC transporter permease, which translates to MFAPYLLTAWVSGTVVAVVAGVVGFFVVLRGNTFFAHAVPHGAFAGAAGAVLIGVDPLLGLGAFAAAGAIGIVLLGRRARHDVVTALTLVTMLALGALFLSRSREYAAEVFALLFGQILGVAPGQIATMLVLGAGCLAILALVARPLLLASVLPSLAAARGVRVGAIDLVFALVVAAATTVSVPVVGALLMFALLVGPPAAAQILARTPGQGLALSLGLTLVTVWSAIALSVGTDLPIGFFATAIGAVLYAASRLLARARRRVP; encoded by the coding sequence ATGTTCGCGCCGTACCTGCTCACCGCGTGGGTGAGCGGCACCGTGGTGGCTGTCGTGGCGGGAGTCGTGGGGTTCTTCGTCGTGCTCAGAGGGAACACGTTCTTCGCGCACGCCGTCCCGCACGGCGCGTTCGCGGGCGCCGCAGGAGCGGTGCTGATCGGTGTCGATCCGCTGCTGGGTCTGGGAGCGTTCGCGGCGGCGGGGGCGATCGGCATCGTGCTTCTCGGGAGGCGGGCGCGTCACGACGTCGTCACCGCCCTCACCCTGGTGACGATGCTCGCGCTGGGGGCCCTGTTCCTGAGCAGATCGCGCGAGTACGCCGCCGAGGTGTTCGCGCTGCTGTTCGGGCAGATCCTCGGCGTCGCTCCCGGCCAGATCGCCACGATGCTCGTCCTCGGCGCCGGGTGCCTCGCGATCCTCGCGCTGGTGGCACGGCCCCTGCTGCTGGCATCCGTCCTTCCGTCGCTGGCCGCGGCCCGCGGGGTGCGCGTCGGCGCGATCGACCTGGTCTTCGCCCTCGTGGTTGCCGCGGCGACGACGGTGAGCGTTCCGGTCGTGGGGGCGCTGCTCATGTTCGCGCTCCTGGTCGGCCCGCCCGCCGCCGCGCAGATCCTCGCGCGCACACCGGGTCAGGGCCTCGCGCTCTCGCTCGGCCTGACGCTCGTGACCGTCTGGAGCGCGATCGCCCTCTCGGTCGGCACCGACCTGCCGATCGGGTTCTTCGCGACGGCCATCGGCGCGGTGCTGTACGCCGCTTCGCGGCTGCTCGCACGGGCGCGTCGCCGTGTGCCGTGA
- a CDS encoding VIT1/CCC1 transporter family protein, translating into MPTAATPTARDRRRWARYLVDERAEARVYRELASRRTGEEKAILLALADAEGRHEQHWIDLLGETPQRLPVPGIGTRLLAWMARRFGSIFVLALAQNAEARSPYADEPYATPAMAADERIHHEVVRGLAARGRRRLSGTFRAAVFGANDGLVSNLALVMGIGATGVAPGFVLFSGIAGLLAGALSMGAGEFVSVRSQRELLAATEESDFADSALPHLDLDANELALVYRTRGMDPDEALAKARDVVTAAQAGRAPAGVAPGESSHEVVGSDWGAAVSSFLFFASGAIIPVLPWILGLSGVVAVVVALALVGAALMATGAMVGLLSGTSPLKRGLRQLAIGFGAAAVTYVLGLLFGVSAG; encoded by the coding sequence GTGCCGACCGCCGCCACCCCCACCGCCCGCGACCGCCGTCGCTGGGCCCGCTATCTCGTCGACGAGCGCGCCGAAGCACGCGTGTACCGCGAGTTGGCCTCTCGCCGCACCGGTGAGGAGAAGGCGATCCTGCTCGCGCTGGCGGATGCCGAGGGACGCCACGAGCAGCACTGGATCGACCTGCTCGGCGAGACCCCGCAACGCCTGCCCGTGCCCGGCATCGGGACCCGTCTGCTGGCCTGGATGGCGCGTCGCTTCGGATCGATCTTCGTCCTCGCGCTCGCCCAGAACGCCGAAGCCCGCTCGCCCTACGCCGACGAGCCCTACGCCACGCCCGCGATGGCCGCCGACGAACGCATCCACCACGAGGTCGTACGCGGTCTCGCCGCCCGTGGGCGCCGCCGACTGTCGGGCACTTTCCGCGCCGCCGTCTTCGGCGCCAACGACGGTCTCGTGTCGAACCTCGCCCTCGTGATGGGCATCGGCGCCACCGGCGTCGCCCCCGGCTTCGTGCTGTTCAGCGGCATCGCGGGCCTGCTCGCCGGCGCGCTGTCGATGGGTGCGGGCGAGTTCGTCTCGGTGCGCTCGCAGCGCGAGCTGCTGGCCGCCACCGAAGAGAGCGACTTCGCCGACTCCGCCCTGCCGCACCTGGACCTGGATGCCAACGAGCTCGCGCTCGTGTACCGCACGCGCGGCATGGACCCCGACGAGGCCCTCGCCAAGGCCCGCGACGTCGTCACCGCCGCGCAGGCCGGGCGCGCGCCGGCGGGCGTCGCGCCGGGGGAGTCGTCGCACGAGGTCGTCGGCAGCGACTGGGGCGCGGCGGTGTCGAGCTTCCTGTTCTTCGCGTCGGGCGCGATCATCCCGGTGCTGCCGTGGATCCTGGGGCTCTCCGGCGTCGTCGCGGTCGTCGTCGCACTCGCGCTCGTCGGCGCGGCGCTCATGGCGACCGGTGCCATGGTGGGCCTGCTGTCGGGTACCTCGCCGCTCAAGCGCGGTCTGCGTCAGCTCGCGATCGGTTTCGGTGCGGCCGCGGTCACGTATGTGCTGGGTCTGCTGTTCGGGGTGTCGGCCGGTTGA
- a CDS encoding metal ABC transporter ATP-binding protein: protein MNPGLPHPDSAAVVLMARGVGVRLGGATVLDDVDLDVPAGSIVGLIGSNGAGKTTLLRVLLGILRPHVGYVQRPDRRAGIGYVPQKISLDPHAPLRARDVVMLGLDGARLGVPLRRRRLRAAVDEALDAVGATAFADARVGELSGGQQQRVLLAHAIVSRPALLLLDEPLASLDPVSARDVVVLLDALRERTGVAIVVTAHDLTLLLPVLDRVAYLAEGRAAVGTPAEVVRDDVLSALYRRPMRVIEAAGRTFVIADDDGPAR from the coding sequence GTGAATCCGGGACTTCCCCACCCCGACTCCGCCGCCGTCGTCCTGATGGCGCGCGGGGTCGGGGTCCGCCTGGGCGGCGCCACCGTTCTCGACGACGTCGACCTCGACGTCCCCGCCGGGTCGATCGTCGGACTCATCGGCTCCAACGGCGCCGGCAAGACGACCCTGCTGCGGGTGCTCCTCGGCATCCTGCGCCCCCACGTCGGGTACGTGCAGCGACCCGACCGGCGGGCCGGCATCGGGTACGTGCCGCAGAAGATCAGCCTCGATCCCCACGCGCCGCTGCGCGCCCGCGATGTCGTCATGCTGGGCCTCGACGGAGCGCGCCTCGGTGTCCCGCTGCGCCGGCGCCGCCTGCGCGCGGCCGTCGACGAGGCGCTGGACGCCGTCGGGGCGACAGCCTTCGCCGACGCGCGCGTGGGCGAGCTGTCGGGCGGCCAGCAGCAACGCGTGCTTCTTGCGCACGCGATCGTCAGTCGCCCCGCGCTCCTGCTGCTCGACGAGCCGCTGGCGAGTCTGGATCCGGTGAGTGCGCGTGACGTCGTCGTACTGTTGGACGCGCTGCGCGAGCGCACGGGCGTCGCGATCGTCGTCACCGCGCACGATCTGACCCTGCTGTTGCCGGTGCTCGACCGCGTGGCCTACCTCGCGGAGGGACGGGCCGCGGTGGGCACACCGGCCGAGGTCGTCCGCGACGACGTCTTGAGCGCGCTGTACCGCAGACCGATGCGCGTGATCGAGGCGGCGGGCCGCACCTTCGTCATCGCCGACGACGACGGGCCGGCACGATGA
- a CDS encoding metal ABC transporter permease: protein MSALLGAFFASSTVQTALTVGTVVATVTAVVGVFTITRGQSFAGHALADMGAVGGSGAFLLGISQLWGFVLAGVVSAVVMESIGTRRLAGRDVATGVVFGAGMGLTALFLALDTLTAGSSNAAVAVLFGSLFSIDTRLIPVVVLLGTITLVIVGVTWRWLTLETLDRDLAAARGVPVRLTGILFLIALALAVQLSSLSIGAILSTALLIGPAATALLCTRRLGVAVALSILMGIAQVWVGCLVAFASFEWFGGKSWPVSFTIVAAVFLTYVAARVIRAAVPSVSRTVVA, encoded by the coding sequence ATGAGCGCGCTGTTAGGCGCCTTCTTCGCGAGCTCGACGGTGCAGACCGCGCTGACGGTGGGGACCGTCGTCGCGACCGTGACGGCGGTGGTCGGGGTCTTCACGATCACGCGGGGGCAGTCGTTCGCGGGGCATGCGCTCGCCGACATGGGGGCCGTCGGCGGATCAGGCGCGTTTCTGCTCGGGATCAGCCAACTGTGGGGCTTCGTGCTCGCCGGGGTCGTCTCGGCCGTCGTCATGGAGAGCATCGGCACCCGCCGACTGGCCGGGCGCGACGTCGCCACGGGGGTGGTGTTCGGCGCGGGAATGGGCCTGACCGCGCTCTTCCTCGCCCTCGACACCCTGACGGCGGGCTCCAGCAACGCCGCGGTCGCCGTGCTGTTCGGCTCACTGTTCTCGATCGACACCCGGCTCATCCCGGTCGTCGTGCTGCTCGGGACCATCACGCTGGTGATCGTCGGCGTCACATGGCGGTGGCTGACGCTCGAGACGCTCGACCGTGACCTCGCGGCCGCGCGTGGCGTGCCCGTGCGGCTGACCGGCATCCTGTTCCTCATCGCTCTGGCTCTCGCGGTGCAGCTGTCGTCGCTGTCGATCGGCGCGATCCTGTCGACCGCGCTGCTGATCGGGCCGGCAGCGACCGCGCTGCTGTGCACGCGTCGACTCGGCGTCGCGGTGGCACTGTCGATCCTGATGGGGATCGCGCAGGTGTGGGTCGGGTGCCTCGTCGCGTTCGCCAGCTTCGAGTGGTTCGGGGGCAAGAGCTGGCCGGTGAGCTTCACGATCGTGGCCGCGGTGTTCCTGACCTACGTCGCGGCTCGTGTCATCCGCGCCGCGGTGCCTTCGGTGTCGCGGACGGTGGTGGCGTGA
- a CDS encoding metal ABC transporter solute-binding protein, Zn/Mn family produces the protein MNLARTSALVASGLAVLTVALAGCSGGGGTTAETKTSAAPPIQVVAAENEYGDVVEQIGGDHVSVTSIMSDPNTDPHSFEASATVAQQVAQAQLIVQNGLGYDDFMTDLEQASPNDARKLVVAQDVLGLPDSTENPHLWYDPKTMPAVAAAIAKDLSALDPADASTFSQNLTTFTASLSSWTDALSAFAKAHPSTPVAVTEPVADDMLQAAGVDVKTPWNLQAAIMNDTDPSAQDTATQEALFTGKQVKAFLYNQQVTDDTTDKYLQLAKDNGIPVVGVYETMPQGYRYQDWMTAELKALEAAVTQGTSTEHL, from the coding sequence ATGAACCTCGCCCGAACCTCTGCCCTCGTCGCCTCCGGTCTGGCCGTGCTGACCGTCGCGCTGGCCGGCTGCTCCGGGGGCGGCGGGACCACAGCGGAGACGAAGACCTCCGCCGCACCACCCATCCAGGTCGTCGCGGCGGAGAACGAGTACGGCGACGTCGTCGAGCAGATCGGCGGCGACCACGTCTCGGTGACCTCGATCATGAGCGATCCGAACACCGACCCTCACAGCTTCGAAGCCAGCGCGACGGTCGCCCAGCAGGTCGCGCAGGCCCAGTTGATCGTGCAGAACGGTCTCGGTTACGACGACTTCATGACCGACCTCGAGCAGGCCTCCCCCAACGACGCCCGCAAGCTCGTCGTGGCTCAGGACGTGCTCGGGTTGCCCGACTCGACCGAGAACCCGCACCTCTGGTACGACCCGAAGACCATGCCCGCCGTCGCCGCCGCCATCGCGAAGGATCTCTCGGCGCTCGATCCCGCCGACGCCTCCACGTTCTCCCAGAACCTCACAACCTTCACGGCCTCGCTGTCGAGCTGGACCGATGCCCTGTCGGCGTTCGCCAAGGCCCACCCGAGCACGCCCGTCGCGGTGACCGAGCCGGTCGCCGATGACATGCTGCAGGCGGCCGGCGTCGACGTGAAGACGCCGTGGAACCTGCAGGCCGCCATCATGAACGACACCGATCCGTCTGCGCAGGACACCGCCACCCAGGAGGCGCTGTTCACCGGCAAGCAGGTCAAAGCCTTCCTGTACAACCAGCAGGTCACCGACGACACGACCGACAAATACCTGCAGTTGGCCAAAGACAACGGCATCCCCGTCGTCGGCGTCTACGAGACGATGCCGCAGGGCTACCGCTACCAGGACTGGATGACCGCGGAGCTGAAGGCCCTCGAAGCGGCGGTGACGCAGGGCACCTCGACCGAGCACCTGTGA
- a CDS encoding PAC2 family protein — protein MDALGRRIIVAAFDGWNDAGEAASAAAALLRADAEYEIVHTVDPELYFDYQYTRPQIGLDAEGRRTLTWPEAKLLRPVDRTDDAEIWLLVGVEPARAWQAFAAEFIDVALREDVTGFVALGSMMSDVPHTRPISVFAGSDNDGVRQSLGLEKSLYEGPVGILSAIGHAAEGVGIPTASLWASVPHYVAGHTPSPKATLALLERLESITGIAVPRGDLETEARAWEASIDAAAADDDEMSDYIRQLEQTRDTWDSPEASGDAIAQEFERYLRRGGDGPTKPGRDDPPRR, from the coding sequence GTGGACGCACTGGGTCGCCGGATCATCGTCGCCGCTTTCGACGGCTGGAACGACGCCGGAGAAGCCGCGTCAGCGGCGGCGGCGTTGCTGCGCGCCGACGCCGAGTACGAAATCGTGCACACGGTCGACCCGGAGCTGTACTTCGACTATCAGTACACGCGCCCCCAGATCGGGCTGGATGCCGAGGGGCGACGCACCCTCACCTGGCCCGAGGCGAAGCTGCTGCGCCCCGTCGACCGCACCGACGACGCCGAGATCTGGCTGCTCGTGGGCGTCGAGCCCGCGCGGGCGTGGCAGGCCTTCGCAGCGGAGTTCATCGACGTCGCCCTGCGCGAGGACGTCACGGGTTTCGTCGCGCTCGGTTCGATGATGTCCGACGTGCCGCACACGCGACCGATCTCGGTCTTCGCCGGCAGCGACAACGACGGCGTCCGCCAGTCGCTCGGCCTCGAGAAGAGCCTGTACGAGGGGCCCGTCGGCATCCTGAGCGCGATCGGCCACGCGGCCGAGGGCGTCGGCATCCCGACCGCGAGCCTGTGGGCCAGCGTTCCGCATTACGTGGCCGGCCACACGCCGTCGCCGAAGGCGACCCTCGCCCTGCTCGAGCGGCTCGAGTCCATCACCGGCATCGCGGTGCCCCGCGGCGACCTCGAGACCGAGGCGCGGGCGTGGGAGGCCTCGATCGACGCGGCTGCCGCCGACGACGACGAGATGAGCGATTACATCCGCCAGCTCGAGCAGACGCGCGACACCTGGGACTCCCCCGAGGCCTCGGGCGACGCGATCGCCCAGGAGTTCGAGCGGTACCTGCGCCGCGGCGGCGACGGGCCGACCAAGCCCGGTCGCGACGATCCGCCGCGCCGCTGA
- a CDS encoding undecaprenyl-diphosphate phosphatase has protein sequence MHIFEVIILGLVQGLTEFLPISSSAHLRIVGEFLPSRTDPGATFTAITQIGTELAVLLYFRKKIARVISRWFLSLTGRVPRNDPDARMGWYIIIGTLPIAALGFLLQSLIRDNFRSLWITAIVLIVFGILLGVADHYGKRRRELEDLNVGHGFAFGFAQALALVPGVSRSGATTTLGRALGYKRTAVAEYSFLLAVPAVFASGFYELYKSFDEGTGPYNLGETALATVIAFVVGYVVIAFLMQYLKKGSFLPFVIYRVALGLLIIVLLSLGVIPAVSTVITS, from the coding sequence ATGCATATCTTCGAGGTCATCATCCTCGGGCTCGTTCAGGGCCTCACCGAGTTCCTCCCGATCTCCTCCAGCGCCCACCTGCGCATCGTGGGCGAGTTCCTCCCGTCGCGAACCGACCCCGGTGCGACCTTCACCGCGATCACGCAGATCGGCACCGAGCTCGCGGTGCTGCTGTACTTCCGCAAGAAGATCGCGCGCGTGATCTCGCGCTGGTTCCTGTCCCTCACCGGCCGCGTGCCGCGCAACGACCCCGACGCCCGCATGGGCTGGTACATCATCATCGGCACGCTCCCGATCGCCGCGCTCGGGTTCCTGCTGCAGAGCCTCATCCGCGACAACTTCCGCAGCCTGTGGATCACGGCCATCGTGCTCATCGTCTTCGGCATCCTGCTCGGCGTCGCCGACCACTACGGCAAGCGTCGTCGCGAGCTCGAAGATCTGAACGTCGGCCACGGCTTCGCCTTCGGTTTCGCTCAAGCCCTCGCCCTCGTTCCCGGCGTGTCGCGGTCGGGCGCCACCACGACCCTCGGCCGTGCCCTCGGCTACAAGCGCACCGCGGTCGCCGAATACTCGTTCCTGCTCGCCGTGCCCGCGGTGTTCGCGAGCGGTTTCTACGAGCTGTACAAGAGCTTCGACGAGGGCACCGGCCCCTACAACCTCGGCGAGACGGCGTTGGCCACGGTCATCGCCTTCGTGGTCGGCTACGTCGTGATCGCGTTCCTCATGCAGTACCTGAAGAAGGGCAGCTTCCTGCCCTTCGTGATCTACCGCGTCGCGCTCGGCCTCCTGATCATCGTCCTGCTCTCGCTGGGCGTGATCCCCGCGGTGTCGACCGTCATCACCAGCTGA
- a CDS encoding M20/M25/M40 family metallo-hydrolase yields MPELENDVPEVARLASDLIRFDTSNYGGGRAEGEREAAEYVGAYLESLGLTAEYYEPVERRTNVCARVPGRNRDKPALVLHGHLDVVPAVAEDWSVDPFAGEIRDGVLWGRGAVDMKDMDAMILTAVADILRAGEQPERDIIVTFFADEENGGVEGSARVVKERPEWFAGATEAISEVGGYSIAVGGRRAYLLQVGEKGLVWIKLVARGRAGHGSGLHPDNAVTALAEAVAALGRTQWPIRLTDTTTQLLAKLAEITGDDAGDPDSLALRTGAASSFIRSTLRTTTNPTGLTAGYKHNVIPDRAEALIDVRVLPGTEKAALADIRRIVGPHIDIEIVHQDIGLEVPFSGDLVDAMVAQLDRHDPGVPVIPYLMGGGTDNKALAGLGISGYGFAPLRLPADLDFTGMFHGVDERVPVDALEFGRRVLADLLRTY; encoded by the coding sequence ATGCCCGAGCTCGAGAACGACGTCCCCGAGGTCGCCCGCCTCGCCTCCGACCTCATTCGTTTCGACACGTCGAACTACGGGGGCGGGCGCGCCGAGGGCGAGCGCGAGGCCGCCGAATACGTCGGCGCCTATCTCGAGTCCCTCGGCCTCACGGCCGAGTATTACGAGCCCGTCGAGCGTCGCACCAACGTCTGCGCGCGGGTTCCCGGGCGCAACCGCGACAAGCCGGCGCTCGTCCTGCACGGTCACCTCGACGTGGTCCCGGCCGTGGCCGAGGACTGGAGCGTCGACCCGTTCGCGGGCGAGATCCGCGACGGCGTTCTGTGGGGCCGCGGCGCGGTCGACATGAAGGACATGGATGCCATGATCCTCACCGCCGTCGCCGACATCTTGCGCGCGGGCGAGCAGCCCGAGCGCGACATCATCGTGACGTTCTTCGCCGACGAGGAGAACGGCGGTGTCGAAGGCTCGGCGCGGGTCGTGAAGGAGCGCCCCGAGTGGTTCGCGGGGGCGACCGAGGCGATCAGCGAGGTGGGCGGGTACTCGATCGCCGTCGGCGGCCGTCGGGCCTATCTGCTGCAGGTGGGCGAGAAGGGTCTGGTCTGGATCAAGCTCGTCGCGCGCGGCCGCGCCGGCCACGGCAGCGGTCTGCACCCCGACAACGCCGTGACCGCTCTGGCCGAGGCCGTCGCGGCCCTGGGCCGCACGCAGTGGCCGATCCGCCTCACCGACACCACCACGCAGCTTCTGGCGAAGCTGGCCGAGATCACCGGCGACGACGCGGGCGACCCGGATTCCCTCGCCCTGCGCACGGGCGCGGCATCCAGCTTCATCCGCTCCACCCTGCGCACCACGACCAACCCGACGGGTCTGACCGCGGGGTACAAGCACAACGTCATCCCCGATCGTGCCGAGGCGCTCATCGACGTGCGCGTCCTGCCGGGCACCGAGAAGGCCGCCCTCGCCGACATCCGCCGGATCGTCGGCCCGCACATCGACATCGAGATCGTCCACCAGGACATCGGTCTCGAAGTCCCCTTCTCGGGCGACCTCGTCGACGCGATGGTCGCGCAGCTCGATCGCCACGACCCGGGTGTCCCCGTCATCCCCTACCTGATGGGCGGCGGCACCGACAACAAGGCCCTCGCGGGCCTCGGAATCTCCGGTTACGGATTCGCGCCGTTGCGACTCCCCGCCGACCTCGACTTCACCGGGATGTTCCACGGTGTCGACGAGCGCGTCCCCGTCGACGCGCTCGAGTTCGGTCGACGAGTTCTCGCCGACCTCCTCCGGACGTACTGA
- a CDS encoding FKBP-type peptidyl-prolyl cis-trans isomerase, with amino-acid sequence MRRLPALVAVTALAGFGLVGCSASAASSCPTPTDSALASVVDVTGDFATTPTISVRSPFNPTQAGTQTLIEGDGQRITTDSQLALVDVTVLDAATGEQVGATRYAPDVASATPIVRLTQAVPALAPLLTCVAEGSRVAVAIPGDQVGTQGAQGFGLGEGDGAILVLDVRKVFLPAADGADQYNADSGMPAVVRAPDGQPGVVIPAGDAPTEVRSQTIKKGDGDVVNADSSVIIHLQGVAWGAKTTFASTWENGAPGQAQISQLPSALASALDGQTVGSQVLVVVPADQTAQDQQVLQAPADKALVYVVDILGTVG; translated from the coding sequence GTGCGCAGACTCCCCGCTCTCGTGGCCGTGACCGCTCTGGCCGGATTCGGCCTCGTCGGATGCTCGGCCTCCGCCGCGTCCTCGTGCCCCACACCGACCGACAGCGCCCTCGCCTCGGTCGTCGATGTCACGGGTGATTTCGCGACGACGCCGACGATCTCGGTGCGCTCGCCCTTCAACCCCACGCAGGCGGGCACGCAGACCCTCATCGAGGGAGACGGCCAGCGCATCACCACCGACTCGCAGCTCGCGCTCGTCGACGTGACGGTTCTCGACGCGGCGACCGGCGAGCAGGTCGGGGCGACGCGCTACGCCCCCGACGTGGCATCCGCCACCCCGATCGTTCGGCTCACCCAGGCCGTGCCGGCTCTGGCGCCGCTGCTGACCTGCGTCGCCGAGGGCTCTCGTGTGGCCGTGGCCATCCCGGGCGACCAGGTCGGCACCCAGGGCGCGCAGGGCTTCGGCCTCGGCGAGGGCGACGGAGCGATCCTCGTGCTCGACGTGCGCAAGGTGTTCCTGCCCGCCGCAGACGGTGCCGACCAGTACAACGCCGACTCGGGAATGCCCGCGGTCGTGCGCGCGCCCGACGGCCAGCCCGGGGTGGTCATCCCCGCGGGCGACGCGCCCACCGAGGTGCGTTCGCAGACCATCAAGAAGGGCGACGGCGACGTGGTGAACGCCGACTCCTCGGTGATCATCCACCTCCAGGGCGTGGCGTGGGGCGCCAAGACCACGTTCGCCTCGACGTGGGAGAACGGTGCTCCCGGCCAGGCGCAGATCTCGCAGCTGCCGTCCGCCCTCGCTTCCGCCCTCGACGGGCAGACCGTGGGCTCGCAGGTGCTCGTCGTGGTACCGGCCGACCAGACCGCTCAGGATCAGCAAGTGCTGCAGGCACCCGCCGACAAGGCTCTCGTCTACGTCGTCGACATCCTCGGCACGGTCGGCTGA